The window GGCGATGCTGGGCGCGGGTGGCTGTGCCACGCCCGGCAAGCGCACGGCGACGGGCGCGGCCGCGGGCGGCATCGTGGGCGCGGGCGCGGGCGCCATTGCCGGCGGCTGGAAGGGCGCGGCCGTGGGTGCGGCGGCGGGTGCCGCGGTGGGCGGAGGTGTGGGCAACTACCTCGACAAGCGGGCCCAGGAGCTGGAGAAGGTCGCCGAGACGCGCAAGACGGAGCACGGCCTGCTCCTCAACCTGCAGAGCGAGCTGCTCTTCGAGACCAACAGCGCCGTGCTTACCGACAGCGCCGTGAATCAGCTCACGCAGATTGGCGACATCCTCGCGAAGTACCCGGATGACCGCATCACCATCGAAGGCCACACCGACAGCCGGGGCACGGAGCCCTTCAACGAGTCGCTGTCGATGCGGCGCGCGGACGCGGTGGCGCGCGTGCTGCGGGGCCGCGGCGTCGAGGAGCGGCAGATGGTGGTGCTGGGCCAGGGCGAGACGGAGCCCGTCGCCCCCAACACCACCGAGAATGGCCGCACGGCCAACCGGCGCGTCGAGCTGCACATCGACGTGCCCCAGGCGTCCCGCCGCGGCTGAGGCGGCGGCTCACACGTCCGGACGCGCGGAGGGCGGCATGCGCCGGGGGAGCACGACGGTGAACGTCGCCCCCCGGCCCACGTCGCTGTCCACGTGGATGCGGCCCTCCATCGCATCCACCACCTGCCTCACAATCCAGAGGCCCAGGCCGAAGCCGCTGTAGTGGCGCTCGCTGGCCACCCGCAGGAACTTCTGGAAGAGGCGCGGCTGGTCCTCCGGGGCGATGCCGATGCCCTCGTCCCTCACCCGCAGCGTGACGGAGTCCGCGCCGGCCTCCAGCTCCACGTCCACCGGCCCGTCGTGGCCGTACTTCAGCGCGTTGGACAGGAGGTTCTGCAGCACCTGGTCGACGCGGAGCCGGTCCCACAGGCCTGGCACCGTCGAGGGGACGCGCAGGCGAAGCTCGCACCCGGCGCGCGCCGCGTCCTCGGCGACGCGCGCGGCCACCTCGCGCACCAGCTCCGCCAGGTCCAGCGGCTCGGGCTCCAGCTTCAGCCGGCCCGCGGTGATGCGCGACACGTCCAGCAGCTCGCGGATGAGGCTGGACAGCCGGGTGAGCTGCCGGTCCGCGGACTGGAACTTCGCGTCCACGCCGGGGCCCGGCACCAGCGCGCGCCGCAGTCCCTGCAGGTTGAGCTTGAGCGAGGTGAGCGGGGTGTTCAGCTCGTGGGACGCCACGCCGAGGAAGGTGTCGCGCGCCGCGACGGCCTCCCGGGCCTCCTGGTAGAGCATGGCGTTGTCCATGGCGGTGGCCGCGCGCAGCGCCAGCTCCTCCACCAGCCGCAGGTCGTCCCCGGTGTAGCGCCGGTCCGACTCCGCATACCCCAGCGTCAGCGCCGCGACGACGCGGCCCCGGCGGCGCAGGGGCACGCTGAGATACGAGCGGAGGCCCAGCGCCCTCACCGCCGCCAGCCGCTCCGGGTCCGGCACGGTGGCGACGAGCAGCGCCTCGGGAATGGCCTCCATCAGCTCCGGCTCCCCGGTGCGCAGCACCTTGCCGAGCCCTCCCGGCGCACTCAGGTCGGGGGGATGGCGGCGGTGGAAGTCCAGCGCGAGCCGGGCCCGCTCCGGGTCCTCGTGGGCCACCACCACCCGGCGCACGTGGCCATCGTCCTCCAGCACGTCGACGGCGCACCAGTCCGCGAGGACAGGCACCGCCACGCGGGCCATCGCGGCCAGCGTGCGCTCGTAGTCGAGCGAGGAGGCCAGCAGCGCGCTCGCCTCCGCGAGGAAGCGCATGCGCTCCTCGGCGCGCTGGCGCTCGGCGACCATGGCCTCCAGGCGGCCCTGGGTGACGAGCTGCGCCTCGAAGAGCTTCGCGCGCTCCAGCGCCTGCGCCGCGTGCTGGGTGAGAATCTGGAGGAACCAGCGCTCCACGTCCTCGAAGGGGTGCTCGCCCTCGAAGCCGAACGTCAGCCCACCGATGGCCCGCCCTTCCACGAGCAGCGGCAGGCACGCATTCGCCATCCCATGGCGGTGGCGCACGGCGTAGGCGCGCTCCTCGGACGCGGGGACCCGCTCGGCATACTCGGCCCAGCTGCGCATCCACAGGGGTGCCGCCTGGCGCACCGCCTCCGCCAGCGGCACCGGCGCGTCCACGGAGAAGGAACCGAAGCCCTTCACCGTCTGGGGCGCGTACCCGCGGGACTGCATCAGCTCGAGCAGCCCGGTGGCGGCGTCCAGTTGCCAGATGCCCGCGTTGACGGCCCCCAGCGCGTCCACGCCCACCTCCAGCACCGCCCCGGCGACCTCGTCCCGTGACAGCGCCTGCCCCAGCAGCTGGGTCACCTGCTGGAGCCGGCGGGCGTACTCCGCGGTGCGCTCCGCCCGCGTCCTCGCCTCCTGCTCCGCGGCCAGCAGGGCGGCGCGCTCGGCCTCGGCGCGCTTCTGCTCGCTGACGTCCTGCTGCACGCAGACCCAGTGCGGCCGGCCCCACAGCTCCAGGGCGGTGATGTGGGCCCGGGTGACGAAGGGCGTCCCGTCCTTGCGCACGTTGCGCCACTCACCGGACCAGACACCTGTCGCCTTGAGCTCGGTGATGACCTGCTCCACGACGCGGGCATTCTCCTCGGACGGGTAGTCGTTCTGCACCGTCACGTGCTGGCCCTGCAGCTCCCCGGGCCCGTAGCCGAACATCCGGTCCTCGGCCGGGTTGGTGTAGACGATGAGGCCGTGCTCGTCGGAGACGCTCACCCCCTCCGCCATGGAGTCGAGGACGCGGGCCTGCATGAGCGTCTCCTGGTGGAGCCGCGCATTGGCGATGGCGAGCGCGGACCGGTCGGCCAGCTCGCGCAGCAGCGCCTCGTCGTCGTCGTCGAAGGCGGGCCGGGGAGAGCGGCGCACGCAATGCAACGTGCCGATGACCGCTCCGCGCAGCAGCAGCGGGACGGCCAGGATGCTGTAGTGCTCCGAGCGCAGCACCATCTCGCGGTGCTCGGGCCTGAGGGTCTTCGCCAGCTGCTCGCCGGAGATGCGGAGCAGGCGCATGGGCTGGCCGCTGAGGGCCACCTTGCCGATGACACTCTCCCCGATGCGCAGCCGCGAGCGCGCGGATGCAGCCTGGAAGGCGGCCTTGTCGGCGGGGCGGACGTCGTCATACGCCACCGTGTCCAGCCACTGCCCGTCGGCGGAGACCAGCGCCACGCCGCACGAGTCGGAGAGGTGGGCCACCACCTGCCGGACCACCGTGTCGAGCACCTCCTCCAGCTCCAGCTTCGCGGCCGACAGCGCGCGTGAGGCCTCCGCCAGGACGCGAAGCCTCGCGGCCTGCTTGTGCCCCGTGAGGTCCGTGATGACGAGCCAGAGTGTGTCCGCACCCGTGTGGACGCGCACGTCCAGCCACTGACGGCGGGACTCGGAGAAGTGCTCGAAGTGCTCGGACTGGCCGCTCGCCGCGGCGCGCTCCAGGGCCTGGCGCACCATGGGGCCGTCGTCCCCGGGCAGCGCCTCCCACGCCTCGCGCCCCAGCAGCTCGCCTCGCGCACTTCCGAAGAAGCGCTCGGCGGCGCCATTCACATACCGGAAGCGCGCCTCCCGGCTGAGCGCCGCGATGGCCTCGGGGAGCTGCTCGAGGAGCCCGACGGGAAAGCCGGAGGGCGACGAGTCAGGAGCGGGTGCTTCCAGGGGAGGTGACTCGGGAGGCCTGGCCACACGTATGGCCTAACACCGCCACGCGCCGCTGCCCATCTCCCTGGCGCCTGGCTGGGAGGTGAAGGACAACTCGCCCCCCATTGGACTGTCTGTCCATGTCGCGCCCCCTACGCTTCCAGGAGCGCGAGGTTGTCACGGCACGCCGCCGCTGTCGGATGGGCCTCGCCGACGGTGGCGTGGAGGACGGACAGCGCGCGGGTGTACGCGTCCCTCGCGTCATCATTCCGGCCGAGCCGGGCCAGGACGACGCCCAGGTTGTTGAGCGTCTTCGCCACCTCGGGGTGCGCGTCGCCCAGCGCGCGCCGCTTGATGGCGAGTGCTTCGAGGTAGCGGGCCTCCGCCTCTTCGAGCTCGCCCCGGGCGGACAGGAGCGTGGCCAGGTTGCTGGCGCAGACACCGAGCTCCGGATGGTGGAGCCCATACGCGCGCTCCATCAGGACGTAGGCCCGGAGCAGCAGCGCCTCCGCTTCGTCGTAGCGGCCGCGGCCCACGACGATGGCCGCCAGGGCCGCCAGGTCCCGGGCGACGGAGGGGTGGTGCGCGCCCAGCTTCGCCTCGCGCAGGAGCACGGAGGCGCGAGCGAAGGGCTCGGCCCGCGCATAGCGCTCGCGCGCGTGCTCGAGGCCGCCCAGGTTGTGGAAGATGGGAGCGCTCTGGAAGGGCCTGCGGCCGAGCCGCCGCTCGAGGAGCCGCAGTGCGCGCCGGTAGGAGCGCGCGCCACGCTCGAACCAGCCGGCGAACTTGCACACCATGCCCAGGCCATTGAGCAGCCAGATGGCCTCGGAGTCCTCAGCGCTGAAGGCGCGCGTGTTCTCCTGGAGGGCCTCCTCATAGAGCGAGGCGGCTTCCTCGTAGCGCCCCTCGAAGCGGGACACGAGGGCGCGCGCGGCGAGCGCCTGCACGCGGACGCGCTCGACCTCGACGGGGGGCCCCTCCAGCTCGCGCATCAGCTGCCACGAGCGCTCCGCCGCCGCGCGGGCCCGGGGCAGCTGACCTCCGTCCGCGCACAGCCCCGACAGCATGTTGAGCACGTTGGCGAGGTCGACCGGGCTCGTGTCCTCCGCGCGCTCGAAGAGGGCCAGCGACTGCTCGCAGGCAGCAAGAGCCCCGGGAAGCTCGCCAGCGTCGGCGAGCGTCAGGGCCTGTGCATGGAAGGTAGCGGCTTCGTCACTCAGGGTCATCGGGAGGCCAGAGGTGCTTCAGCGCTCACTTCCGGGGAACGCTGGCGCGCACCGCCGGCTCGTTGTCCTGCTCGCTCTGGGTGGGAGGCGGATCATTCTGCCCGGCCCGGACCCCGGTCTTCACGGCGAAGGGAGCACGCCGGTCCTCCGGCTTGAAGCGCACGGCAGGCTCGTTGTCCTGGGCGCTCTGCGGAGGGTCATCGTTTGTCCCGGCCCGAATCCCCGTCTTCACCGCGAAGGGCGTCCTGCGGCGCTCCGGCTTGACGCTCCCGGGCTCCGCGCGCACCGCCGGCTCGTTGTCCTGCTCGCTCTGCGGGGGAGGCTCACTCGCCCCGGCACGGATTCCGGTCTTCACAGCGAAGGGCGTCCGGCGCTTCGCCGGAGCCACCTCGGCACGCACCGCCGGCTCGTTGTCCTGCGCGCTGTTGGTCGGAGGTGGCTCACTCTCCCCCGCCCGGACTCCTGTCTTCACCGCGAACGGCACCCGGCGCTTCGCCGGGGACTCGCGCGCGGCGTCACCCGCGCCAGGGCTGCTGCCTTCGAGGGACTGCTGGGTCATCGACATGTCTCGTCTCTCTTTCTGGCGCGAGGTGAAGCCGAAGCCTGACACCGTCTTCCAGCATCCCCGGAGCGCCTATACGTATACGGAGGCCCGCCCCCGTCCTGGCAGTGGGGCTCCCCACACAGCCAGAAAGGAGCGCAGCCTCCGTAGAGAGTGAGGAGACCCCACGCCAGCCTAGCGGTCCTTCCCCTCCTCCTCCGTCGCGCCCTCCCCTCTGGGAGACGGGTTCAGCGCGACGGCCTGCCGCTGGGGAGGAATGAACGGCTCGGGGCGGGGAACAGGGCGCGTGTAGAGTTTGTCATTTCCCGCCTGGGCGTCACGGCCCTGCTGCTGCAATGCGAAGCGCTCCCTGTCGCGCTGTCGGACATCCTCCTCCACCTCCACCACGCGCTCCGGCGGCAGCCCCAGCCCCACCAGCGCGGCGCGCCCGAAGGCGATGGCGCTCTCGAACGTCTCCCGCAGCTGGTAGTGCACGCCATGCTCCAGCAGCTCCAGCGCGTGGACGCGGTCGTAGGCGCGCACGTATAGCTGCGCGAGTGGGAATGTCGTCCGGCACAGCTCCGCGATGCGGCTGGCCGCCTCCTTGCGTTCCACGCACACGCAGATGAGCCGGGCCCGCTCCGCACCGGCGGCCCGCAGCACGTCCAGCCGTGTGCCATCGCCGTAGTAGACCTTGAAGCCGAAGCGCTCGGCGGCCTCTATCATCTCCACGTCGTTGTCGATGGTGGTGACGTCCACGCCCTCGGCGAGCAGCAGCTGGGCGACCATCTGCCCGAACCGGCCGAAGCCGACGATGAGCACGGAGCCGCGCGCACCATCGAAGCTCTCCTTCCGCTCGGGTGCCGAGCTCCGCCCCACGAGCCGGGGGGTCAGCGCCGCCAGCAGCGGAGTGACGGCCATGGTGAGCGTCACGAGCGCGACGAGCAGCGTGGCCTGCTCCTGCACCATCACCCCGGCGGCCACGGCGGTGGAGAACAGGACGAAGCCGAACTCCCCTCCCTGCGGCAACAGCAGCGCGGTGCGGATGGACACCTCGTGCCCGTTGCGCAGCAGCCGCATCAGCCCGTACACCACCGTCGTCTTGATGAGGATGACGGCCACGAGCGCGCCCAGCAGCACGCGCCAGTGGCTCAGGATGACCTTCAGGTCCACCGTCATGCCCACGGAGATGAAGAACAGCCCGAGCAGCAGCCCGCGGAAGGGCTCCAGGTCGGCCTCCAGCTCGTGTCGGTAGCTGGACTCGGCGAGCAGCACGCCCGCAAGGAACGCGCCGAGCGCGGCGGACAGCCCGACGTACGTCATCAGCGTGGCCGCGGCGATGACGACGAGCAGCGCGGCGGCCGTCATCACCTCGTGGGCGCCCGCGTTCGCCAGCACGCGGAAGAAGGGACTGAGCAGGTAGCGGCCCGTGAGCACCACGGCGGCCACGCCGCCCAGCATCTTCGCGGCGGACAGCCAGGCCGGGTCCGCTCCAGCCGAGTCCTGGGGAGACAGCAGCGCCACCAGCGCGAGCAGCGGGACGATGGCCAGGTCCTGCAGCAGGAGGATGGCGAAGGCCTTCTGGCCGTGGGGGTGCTGGACCTCGCCCTTCTCGCCCAGCATCTGCATGACCATGGCCGTGGACGACAGCGCCAGCCCCAGCCCCGCGATGAGCGCGGCCTGCCAGGGCCGGTTCGCCACCAGGAGCGGGTAGAGCATGATGAGCAGGCCGGCGAAGACCACCTGCGCCGTGCCGAGCACGAAGATGTCGCGGCGCATGGACCACAGCCGCGACACGTTGAGCTCCAGCCCGATGATGAAGAGGAAGAGCACGACGCCCAGCTCGGCCACGTGCATCACCGACGTGCTGTCGGAGAAGAGCCCCAGCCCGAACGGGCCGATGACGAGCCCCGCGGCCAGGTAGCCGAGGATGGAGCCCAGGCGCAGCTTGCGGAACAGGGGTACGGCGACGACCGCCGCGCCCAGGAAGATGAGCGCCTGGACGTAGACGGGAGCCTCGGGAGCGGAGGCGGACATGGGAGCACCTTCATCAGGCCACGGGAAGCGACAGGGGAAGCATAGAGCCCGCGCGCCCCGCACCGTGGGAGGACTTCACCCGGGTGCCGTGAGCCGCTCGAAGTGCCCCTCGCGCGCAGCCTGCGGGACCGGGCGGCAACCCTCACGGACCTCAGCCGGGGTCGAGGCTCCAGGTCCCCTCATTCCAGCGCTTCAGGGTCATCGTTGCCCCAATCGCGGCGAGCCCTCCTTCCTTGATGACCCCTTCGAGCACAGCCTTTGCCTTCGCGGTCCGGTAGCGAAGGAGGAAGCCGGCGGCCGTCGCGCGGACATCAGCGCGGGGGTGCTCGAGCAACACGGTGAGTGCTTCGCGACCCTCGTCACCTCGCAGGCGCAGCTGCTCCAGTGCTGCGGTATAGCGGCGGGCGTGCTTGTTTCCTGTCCTCGAGTCGCCCCGCCCTATCGCATCCCCCTGTGCGGCCACGTTGCGCGCGAACTCCTCGACGAGGGCATCGAGCTCCATCACCAGACTCCATTCGAGACATTCTTCAGGACGAGCAACCCAAACTCATGTTGCGCTTCGAAGGACTGCGTATTCATCCACTGCCGCACGGTCAAGACGGTCGACTCCGTGATGTCGTGGCGGATGGATGAGTAGAGCGCGCTGATGCGGTCATGAACCGTCTTGTCCAGCAGGACGAGGTTGTCGGTGTTGTGGATGCGCTCGACCCCGAAGCGCTTCACGTTGGCCTCTCGCTGCTCGACGAGGTGATGCCACGCCCTGCCCTCCCCCGCCTTTCCATGGGCCTGCTTGAAGGCATCGAAGGTCGGGTAGCCCTGCCCCTGTCCAAGCGGGCTGATGGTGGACGCGGTGGACCGCTGGCTCCGCGGTGCGGGCCGCCTCCTCGTCACCTTCTCCGAGGCCATCGCCACCGCGCTGGGGGCGAGGTGGATGGTAATGCCCTCGGAGTTCACCGCGACGGCGTGCACCTGCACCAGAGCGCCGAGCCGGACTCCGGCCTGTCCTTCCAGCGTCAGCGCGGCCTGGGACGCTCCCGGCAGGGTGGGCACCTTCGAGGCCAGCTCGCCCGCCGTCCTGCCCGTCGCCGCCGTCGCCATCATCACGAAGAACCGGGCGCCCTTCTCTCCCAGCACCTTCCCGAACGCGTCCCCCACGTCGCGCAGCTCGCCGAAGGTCAGCGCCGCATCCGACTTCAGCACCAGGTCCGCCCATGCATCCAGGAGCCCGATGAAGGTGTCGAAGCCCAGCCAGGCAATGGCGGCCACGGAAATCACCGCCGCCACGCCCTTCGAGACTGGCTCAGGCAGTATCAGGAGCGTGAAGTACATCGCGACGGTGGTGGCAATTGTCGCGGCCAGCGCCCTGCCGCTCGTCAGACTCCTCAGCTCTGCTTCCGTTCCGTCCCACACCGAGCCCATGCCCAGGGCCAGCGCCAGGGTGAACTTCGCTTCGCTCCGCAGCAGCGGGCCGGTCTCCAGGATACCGAGGCAGTCTCCCGGGGGGCTCCCACCGCGCTCGCACCAGCGGAGGTAGTCCTTCGCCAACCTCTCGTCCGGGTCATCCAGGTGCAGGGCGCGCGTCTCGGCCGTCAACCCGATGAGTCGCTTGTTGCGCCAGTCGTACTCGTACACGCCGCTCAGCGACGGCACGCCGAACAACGCCCGGGCTTCCCGCAGCGGCATTCGCGTGAAGGGCCTGGCTGTCCTGGCCAGCTCCCTCACCGCGCCGGCCCACTCTACGGGGTGCAGCTCCGCGGTCTCGACCTCGGCGCCGACGACCTTTCGCGGCGTGATGACACTGGGAGTGCCTTCCCCCGTGTCCAACCGGACGACCTTTGACGTCGTGCAGCCCGCCACCAGCAGGAGCAGCACGGCGCAGCAGGTGCTCCACCCGTTCAGCCGTTCGATGCGCATGGTCCAGCCCCCTACCTGAGGTCAGACCCCTCTCTACCGCGCCTGCTTGCGAATCTGCTCCCACGCCTCGATGAGGCGACGGGTCTCCTCCTGCGCCAGCGCCTGCAGTTTGGGCCCCAACTGGGCGACCTTGTCGGGGTGGTACTGGGCCACCAGCGACAGGTAGGCCCGCTTCACCTCGGCCAGCGGCGCATGGGGCGCAACGCCCAGCACCTCCCAGGGAGAGGGCGGCGGCGCCTCGCATGGAGCCTCCTCGGCGTCCTCTTCCTCCTCGGCGTCCTCTTCCTCCTCGGTGTCCTCTTCCGCCTCTTCCTCCTCGTCCTCCCCAGCGTCCTCCTCCTCCTCGTCCTCCTCTGCCTCCGCGGCCTGAGGCTCAGCCGGCTCCGGAGCCGTGTCGACACCCACACCACACTCGGAGCACAGGAGCCGCTCCTGCCGCGCTCCGGCCTCCGTCGCGACGGTGTGGACGTCACAGCAATCGCCGCACACGATGTTCCGGCACTGCTCGCAGCGGGCAGCGGACTCCGCCTTCTCCAGCCCCAGCCCGCACCGGGGACAGTCCTCGGGAAGCGGCGCCTCTTCTCCGCAGCGCACGCAGAAGGCCCACGCCCGGTCCAGGTCGCTCTCGCACTCCGAGCACGCCAGGTCGCCAGCCCCGTCGTGATGCCACTGCTTCTCGTCGCCGCACCACGGGCAGAAGGGCATGAGCCACGCCAGCTTCCCCGCGCACGCCTCCGAGTCGCAGTCGAACTCGAGCCTGTACCCCCGGGCGACGGTCTGCGGTTCGTTCTCCTCGTCGAACGACTCACCGCACGCCCAGCAGTGGTTGAAGGAGTGGTGGGAAGGTGCGCCACAGGCCTCGCAGGCCGGATTGCCGTGCTCGGCCTTCCAGGGGACCTCGTCACCACACGTCGGGCAGAAGGCCATGCTCGGCTTCACGGCCGGATGCGTGCACGTGGCCCGAGCCTCCCTCGCCGCGCGCTCGCGCTGCCCGCGAGGAGCGGCGAAGGGCGGCGTCTCGCCCCGGTCCGTGAGCACCTCCCACAGGCAGGAGCGGCACACCCGCCCCCTCACCTTCTCGCGCGCACGAACGGCGCCACCCGCACGGCGG of the Pyxidicoccus xibeiensis genome contains:
- a CDS encoding DUF2019 domain-containing protein, with translation MELDALVEEFARNVAAQGDAIGRGDSRTGNKHARRYTAALEQLRLRGDEGREALTVLLEHPRADVRATAAGFLLRYRTAKAKAVLEGVIKEGGLAAIGATMTLKRWNEGTWSLDPG
- a CDS encoding tetratricopeptide repeat protein, whose amino-acid sequence is MTLSDEAATFHAQALTLADAGELPGALAACEQSLALFERAEDTSPVDLANVLNMLSGLCADGGQLPRARAAAERSWQLMRELEGPPVEVERVRVQALAARALVSRFEGRYEEAASLYEEALQENTRAFSAEDSEAIWLLNGLGMVCKFAGWFERGARSYRRALRLLERRLGRRPFQSAPIFHNLGGLEHARERYARAEPFARASVLLREAKLGAHHPSVARDLAALAAIVVGRGRYDEAEALLLRAYVLMERAYGLHHPELGVCASNLATLLSARGELEEAEARYLEALAIKRRALGDAHPEVAKTLNNLGVVLARLGRNDDARDAYTRALSVLHATVGEAHPTAAACRDNLALLEA
- a CDS encoding GAF domain-containing protein — translated: MARPPESPPLEAPAPDSSPSGFPVGLLEQLPEAIAALSREARFRYVNGAAERFFGSARGELLGREAWEALPGDDGPMVRQALERAAASGQSEHFEHFSESRRQWLDVRVHTGADTLWLVITDLTGHKQAARLRVLAEASRALSAAKLELEEVLDTVVRQVVAHLSDSCGVALVSADGQWLDTVAYDDVRPADKAAFQAASARSRLRIGESVIGKVALSGQPMRLLRISGEQLAKTLRPEHREMVLRSEHYSILAVPLLLRGAVIGTLHCVRRSPRPAFDDDDEALLRELADRSALAIANARLHQETLMQARVLDSMAEGVSVSDEHGLIVYTNPAEDRMFGYGPGELQGQHVTVQNDYPSEENARVVEQVITELKATGVWSGEWRNVRKDGTPFVTRAHITALELWGRPHWVCVQQDVSEQKRAEAERAALLAAEQEARTRAERTAEYARRLQQVTQLLGQALSRDEVAGAVLEVGVDALGAVNAGIWQLDAATGLLELMQSRGYAPQTVKGFGSFSVDAPVPLAEAVRQAAPLWMRSWAEYAERVPASEERAYAVRHRHGMANACLPLLVEGRAIGGLTFGFEGEHPFEDVERWFLQILTQHAAQALERAKLFEAQLVTQGRLEAMVAERQRAEERMRFLAEASALLASSLDYERTLAAMARVAVPVLADWCAVDVLEDDGHVRRVVVAHEDPERARLALDFHRRHPPDLSAPGGLGKVLRTGEPELMEAIPEALLVATVPDPERLAAVRALGLRSYLSVPLRRRGRVVAALTLGYAESDRRYTGDDLRLVEELALRAATAMDNAMLYQEAREAVAARDTFLGVASHELNTPLTSLKLNLQGLRRALVPGPGVDAKFQSADRQLTRLSSLIRELLDVSRITAGRLKLEPEPLDLAELVREVAARVAEDAARAGCELRLRVPSTVPGLWDRLRVDQVLQNLLSNALKYGHDGPVDVELEAGADSVTLRVRDEGIGIAPEDQPRLFQKFLRVASERHYSGFGLGLWIVRQVVDAMEGRIHVDSDVGRGATFTVVLPRRMPPSARPDV
- a CDS encoding OmpA family protein, with amino-acid sequence MTTRKNATVRNKAAAVLLSAAMLGAGGCATPGKRTATGAAAGGIVGAGAGAIAGGWKGAAVGAAAGAAVGGGVGNYLDKRAQELEKVAETRKTEHGLLLNLQSELLFETNSAVLTDSAVNQLTQIGDILAKYPDDRITIEGHTDSRGTEPFNESLSMRRADAVARVLRGRGVEERQMVVLGQGETEPVAPNTTENGRTANRRVELHIDVPQASRRG
- the sitA5 gene encoding SitA5 family polymorphic toxin — its product is MRIERLNGWSTCCAVLLLLVAGCTTSKVVRLDTGEGTPSVITPRKVVGAEVETAELHPVEWAGAVRELARTARPFTRMPLREARALFGVPSLSGVYEYDWRNKRLIGLTAETRALHLDDPDERLAKDYLRWCERGGSPPGDCLGILETGPLLRSEAKFTLALALGMGSVWDGTEAELRSLTSGRALAATIATTVAMYFTLLILPEPVSKGVAAVISVAAIAWLGFDTFIGLLDAWADLVLKSDAALTFGELRDVGDAFGKVLGEKGARFFVMMATAATGRTAGELASKVPTLPGASQAALTLEGQAGVRLGALVQVHAVAVNSEGITIHLAPSAVAMASEKVTRRRPAPRSQRSTASTISPLGQGQGYPTFDAFKQAHGKAGEGRAWHHLVEQREANVKRFGVERIHNTDNLVLLDKTVHDRISALYSSIRHDITESTVLTVRQWMNTQSFEAQHEFGLLVLKNVSNGVW
- a CDS encoding monovalent cation:proton antiporter-2 (CPA2) family protein, encoding MSASAPEAPVYVQALIFLGAAVVAVPLFRKLRLGSILGYLAAGLVIGPFGLGLFSDSTSVMHVAELGVVLFLFIIGLELNVSRLWSMRRDIFVLGTAQVVFAGLLIMLYPLLVANRPWQAALIAGLGLALSSTAMVMQMLGEKGEVQHPHGQKAFAILLLQDLAIVPLLALVALLSPQDSAGADPAWLSAAKMLGGVAAVVLTGRYLLSPFFRVLANAGAHEVMTAAALLVVIAAATLMTYVGLSAALGAFLAGVLLAESSYRHELEADLEPFRGLLLGLFFISVGMTVDLKVILSHWRVLLGALVAVILIKTTVVYGLMRLLRNGHEVSIRTALLLPQGGEFGFVLFSTAVAAGVMVQEQATLLVALVTLTMAVTPLLAALTPRLVGRSSAPERKESFDGARGSVLIVGFGRFGQMVAQLLLAEGVDVTTIDNDVEMIEAAERFGFKVYYGDGTRLDVLRAAGAERARLICVCVERKEAASRIAELCRTTFPLAQLYVRAYDRVHALELLEHGVHYQLRETFESAIAFGRAALVGLGLPPERVVEVEEDVRQRDRERFALQQQGRDAQAGNDKLYTRPVPRPEPFIPPQRQAVALNPSPRGEGATEEEGKDR
- a CDS encoding J domain-containing protein → MRACPCCMEMLTPGLLGFGGRHLAGHCEACGDAVCQACLSTQVLEAGVFRRRAGGAVRAREKVRGRVCRSCLWEVLTDRGETPPFAAPRGQRERAAREARATCTHPAVKPSMAFCPTCGDEVPWKAEHGNPACEACGAPSHHSFNHCWACGESFDEENEPQTVARGYRLEFDCDSEACAGKLAWLMPFCPWCGDEKQWHHDGAGDLACSECESDLDRAWAFCVRCGEEAPLPEDCPRCGLGLEKAESAARCEQCRNIVCGDCCDVHTVATEAGARQERLLCSECGVGVDTAPEPAEPQAAEAEEDEEEEDAGEDEEEEAEEDTEEEEDAEEEEDAEEAPCEAPPPSPWEVLGVAPHAPLAEVKRAYLSLVAQYHPDKVAQLGPKLQALAQEETRRLIEAWEQIRKQAR